One region of Mus musculus strain C57BL/6J chromosome 3, GRCm38.p6 C57BL/6J genomic DNA includes:
- the Otud7b gene encoding OTU domain-containing protein 7B isoform X1 — MTLDMDAVLSDFVRSTGAEPGLARDLLEGKNWDVSAALSDFEQLRQVHAGNLSPPFSGGSTCPKTPEKGGSDREPTRPSRPILQRQDDVIQEKRLSRGISHASSSIVSLARSHVSSNGGGGGSSEHPLEMPICAFQLPDLTVYKEDFRSFIERDLIEQSMLVALEQAGRLNWWVSMDSTCQRLLPLATTGDGNCLLHAASLGMWGFHDRDLVLRKALYALMEKGVEKEALRRRWRWQQTQQNKESGLVYTEDEWQKEWNELIKLASSEPRMHLGSNGASGGGVESSEEPVYESLEEFHVFVLAHVLKRPIVVVADTMLRDSGGEAFAPIPFGGIYLPLEVPASQCHRSPLVLAYDQAHFSALVSMEQKESAKEQAVIPLTDSEHKLLPLHFAVDPGKGWEWGKDDNDNVRLASIILSLEVKLHLLHSYMNVKWIPLSSDSQAPLAQPESPTASAGDEPRSTPESGESDKESVGSSSLGNEGSRRKEKSKRDREKDKKRADSVANKLGSFGKTLGSKLKKNMGGLMHSKGPKPGGLGSGSGISSGTETLEKKKKNNTLKSWKGGKEEAAGDGPVSEKPPSESVGNGGSKYSQEVMQSLSTMRIAMQGEGKYIFVGTLKMGHRHQYQEEMIQRYLADAEERFLAEQKQKEVERKIMNGGLVSGPPPAKKPEPDGGEDQPSDSPAEPKAMAFSTAYPGGFTIPRPSGGGVHCQEPRRQLAGGPCVGGLPSYATFPRQYPGRPYPHQDNIPALEPGKDGVHRGALLPPQFRVADSYSNGYREPPEPDGWAGAPRGLPPTQTKCKQPNCSFYGHPETNNLCSCCYREELRRREREPGGELLAHRF, encoded by the exons ATGACCCTGGACATGGATGCTGTCCTGTCGGATTTTGTTCGTTCCACAGGTGCAGAGCCAGGGCTGGCTCGAGATCTTCTagaag GAAAGAACTGGGATGTGAGTGCTGCCCTCAGTGATTTTGAACAGTTGCGTCAAGTCCATGCTGGGAACCTATCCCCACCCTTTAGTGGAGGGAGTACTTGCCCTAAGACCCCTGAAAAAGGGGGTTCGGATAGAGAGCCCACTCGCCCTTCTCGACCCATCCTTCAGAGACAAGATGACGTCATTCAAG AAAAACGCCTGTCTAGGGGCATCTCCCACGCCAGCTCCAGCATTGTTTCCCTGGCCCGCTCCCATGTCTCCTccaatggtgggggtggggggagcagtgAGCACCCCCTGGAAATGCCCATCTGTGCCTTCCAGCTTCCAGATCTCACTGTGTACAAAGAAGACTTCCGCAGCTTCATAGAGCGAGACCTCATTGAGCAGTCCATGCTGGTTGCCTTGGAACAGGCAG GGCGTCTGAATTGGTGGGTTAGTATGGACTCCACCTGCCAGAGGCTGCTCCCTTTAGCAACTACTGGGGATGGGAACTGCCTCCTGCATGCAGCATCTCTTG GGATGTGGGGTTTCCATGATAGAGACTTGGTGCTGAGGAAAGCGCTGTATGCACTGATGGAGAAGGGGGTGGAGAAGGAAGCACTGAGAAGGCGCTGGAGGTGGCAGCAAACACAGCAGAATAAAGAG TCAGGACTGGTGTATACGGAAGATGAGTGGCAGAAGGAATGGAATGAATTGATCAAACTTGCTTCAAGTGAACCCAGAATGCATCTGGGTTCCAACGGAGCCAGTGGTGGTGG AGTGGAGAGCTCCGAGGAGCCGGTATATGAAAGCCTAGAGGAATTCCATGTCTTCGTCCTTGCTCATGTGCTCAAGAGGCCCATAGTGGTCGTGGCAGACACCATGCTGAGGGACTCTGGAGGGGAAG CATTTGCCCCTATCCCATTTGGAGGGATCTATCTGCCATTGGAGGTTCCAGCCAGCCAGTGTCACCGATCCCCTCTGGTGCTCGCCTATGATCAGGCCCACTTCTCTGCGCTTGTGTCGATGGAGCAGAAGGAGAGCGCCAAAGAACAAG CTGTGATCCCACTCACAGATTCAGAGCACAAGCTGCTGCCCCTGCACTTTGCTGTGGACCCAGGAAAGGGCTGGGAGTGGGGCAAAGATGACAATGACAATGTCCGATTGGCCAG TATAATTCTGTCTCTGGAGGTGAAGTTACATCTGCTGCATAGCTATATGAATGTGAAGTGGATCCCACTGTCTTCTGATTCACAA GCTCCCCTAGCTCAGCCTGAGTCCCCCACAGCCTCAGCTGGAGATGAACCCAGGTCCACTCCTGAGTCTGGGGAGTCAGACAAGGAGTCGGTTGGCAGCAGTTCTCTCGGCAACGAGGGCAGCAGGCGGAAGGAGAAGTCAAAGCGAGACCGGGAGAAGGACAAGAAGAGAGCAGATTCCGTGGCTAACAAACTGGGCAGCTTTGGCAAAACCTTGGGCAGCAAGCTTAAGAAGAACATGGGGGGCCTGATGCACAGCAAGGGCCCCAAGCCTGGAGGGCTGGGGAGTGGGTCTGGAATAAGCAGTGGTACGGAGacattagaaaagaagaagaagaacaacacaTTGAAGAGCTGGAAGGGTGGCAAGGAAGAGGCTGCTGGGGATGGGCCTGTGTCTGAGAAGCCCCCGTCTGAGTCTGTTGGCAATGGCGGGAGCAAGTATAGCCAGGAGGTGATGCAAAGCCTGAGCACTATGAGGATCGCAATGCAAGGGGAGGGCAAGTACATTTTTGTTGGAACCCTGAAGATGGGCCACCGGCACCAGTATCAGGAGGAGATGATCCAGCGTTACCTTGCAGATGCTGAGGAAAGATTCCTGGcagagcagaagcagaaggaggttGAGAGGAAGATCATGAATGGAGGGTTAGTTAGTGGGCCTCCTCCAGCCAAAAAGCCAGAGCCGGACGGTGGGGAGGACCAGCCCAGTGACTCCCCCGCAGAGCCCAAGGCGATGGCCTTCTCTACTGCTTACCCTGGGGGCTTTACTATCCCTCGGCCTTCTGGGGGTGGAGTCCACTGCCAGGAACCCCGGAGGCAATTGGCAGGGGGGCCATGTGTAGGGGGCTTACCATCATATGCCACCTTTCCCAGACAGTATCCTGGGCGACCGTACCCCCACCAGGACAACATCCCAGCTCTGGAGCCAGGCAAAGATGGAGTTCACAGGGGTGCCTTGTTACCACCCCAGTTCCGTGTGGCTGATTCCTATAGCAATGGCTACAGAGAGCCCCCAGAGCCAGATGGATGGGCTGGAGCTCCACGGGGACTTCCCCCAACCCAGACCAAATGCAAACAACCGAACTGCAGCTTCTATGGACACCCTGAGACAAACAACTTGTGCTCTTGCTGTTACAGGGAAGAACTGAGGCGGAGGGAGCGGGAACCTGGTGGGGAACTGCTGGCACACAGGTTCTGA
- the Otud7b gene encoding OTU domain-containing protein 7B isoform X2 — translation MLGTYPHPLVEGVLALRPLKKGVRIESPLALLDPSFRDKMTSFKLPDLTVYKEDFRSFIERDLIEQSMLVALEQAGRLNWWVSMDSTCQRLLPLATTGDGNCLLHAASLGMWGFHDRDLVLRKALYALMEKGVEKEALRRRWRWQQTQQNKESGLVYTEDEWQKEWNELIKLASSEPRMHLGSNGASGGGVESSEEPVYESLEEFHVFVLAHVLKRPIVVVADTMLRDSGGEAFAPIPFGGIYLPLEVPASQCHRSPLVLAYDQAHFSALVSMEQKESAKEQAVIPLTDSEHKLLPLHFAVDPGKGWEWGKDDNDNVRLASIILSLEVKLHLLHSYMNVKWIPLSSDSQAPLAQPESPTASAGDEPRSTPESGESDKESVGSSSLGNEGSRRKEKSKRDREKDKKRADSVANKLGSFGKTLGSKLKKNMGGLMHSKGPKPGGLGSGSGISSGTETLEKKKKNNTLKSWKGGKEEAAGDGPVSEKPPSESVGNGGSKYSQEVMQSLSTMRIAMQGEGKYIFVGTLKMGHRHQYQEEMIQRYLADAEERFLAEQKQKEVERKIMNGGLVSGPPPAKKPEPDGGEDQPSDSPAEPKAMAFSTAYPGGFTIPRPSGGGVHCQEPRRQLAGGPCVGGLPSYATFPRQYPGRPYPHQDNIPALEPGKDGVHRGALLPPQFRVADSYSNGYREPPEPDGWAGAPRGLPPTQTKCKQPNCSFYGHPETNNLCSCCYREELRRREREPGGELLAHRF, via the exons ATGCTGGGAACCTATCCCCACCCTTTAGTGGAGGGAGTACTTGCCCTAAGACCCCTGAAAAAGGGGGTTCGGATAGAGAGCCCACTCGCCCTTCTCGACCCATCCTTCAGAGACAAGATGACGTCATTCAAG CTTCCAGATCTCACTGTGTACAAAGAAGACTTCCGCAGCTTCATAGAGCGAGACCTCATTGAGCAGTCCATGCTGGTTGCCTTGGAACAGGCAG GGCGTCTGAATTGGTGGGTTAGTATGGACTCCACCTGCCAGAGGCTGCTCCCTTTAGCAACTACTGGGGATGGGAACTGCCTCCTGCATGCAGCATCTCTTG GGATGTGGGGTTTCCATGATAGAGACTTGGTGCTGAGGAAAGCGCTGTATGCACTGATGGAGAAGGGGGTGGAGAAGGAAGCACTGAGAAGGCGCTGGAGGTGGCAGCAAACACAGCAGAATAAAGAG TCAGGACTGGTGTATACGGAAGATGAGTGGCAGAAGGAATGGAATGAATTGATCAAACTTGCTTCAAGTGAACCCAGAATGCATCTGGGTTCCAACGGAGCCAGTGGTGGTGG AGTGGAGAGCTCCGAGGAGCCGGTATATGAAAGCCTAGAGGAATTCCATGTCTTCGTCCTTGCTCATGTGCTCAAGAGGCCCATAGTGGTCGTGGCAGACACCATGCTGAGGGACTCTGGAGGGGAAG CATTTGCCCCTATCCCATTTGGAGGGATCTATCTGCCATTGGAGGTTCCAGCCAGCCAGTGTCACCGATCCCCTCTGGTGCTCGCCTATGATCAGGCCCACTTCTCTGCGCTTGTGTCGATGGAGCAGAAGGAGAGCGCCAAAGAACAAG CTGTGATCCCACTCACAGATTCAGAGCACAAGCTGCTGCCCCTGCACTTTGCTGTGGACCCAGGAAAGGGCTGGGAGTGGGGCAAAGATGACAATGACAATGTCCGATTGGCCAG TATAATTCTGTCTCTGGAGGTGAAGTTACATCTGCTGCATAGCTATATGAATGTGAAGTGGATCCCACTGTCTTCTGATTCACAA GCTCCCCTAGCTCAGCCTGAGTCCCCCACAGCCTCAGCTGGAGATGAACCCAGGTCCACTCCTGAGTCTGGGGAGTCAGACAAGGAGTCGGTTGGCAGCAGTTCTCTCGGCAACGAGGGCAGCAGGCGGAAGGAGAAGTCAAAGCGAGACCGGGAGAAGGACAAGAAGAGAGCAGATTCCGTGGCTAACAAACTGGGCAGCTTTGGCAAAACCTTGGGCAGCAAGCTTAAGAAGAACATGGGGGGCCTGATGCACAGCAAGGGCCCCAAGCCTGGAGGGCTGGGGAGTGGGTCTGGAATAAGCAGTGGTACGGAGacattagaaaagaagaagaagaacaacacaTTGAAGAGCTGGAAGGGTGGCAAGGAAGAGGCTGCTGGGGATGGGCCTGTGTCTGAGAAGCCCCCGTCTGAGTCTGTTGGCAATGGCGGGAGCAAGTATAGCCAGGAGGTGATGCAAAGCCTGAGCACTATGAGGATCGCAATGCAAGGGGAGGGCAAGTACATTTTTGTTGGAACCCTGAAGATGGGCCACCGGCACCAGTATCAGGAGGAGATGATCCAGCGTTACCTTGCAGATGCTGAGGAAAGATTCCTGGcagagcagaagcagaaggaggttGAGAGGAAGATCATGAATGGAGGGTTAGTTAGTGGGCCTCCTCCAGCCAAAAAGCCAGAGCCGGACGGTGGGGAGGACCAGCCCAGTGACTCCCCCGCAGAGCCCAAGGCGATGGCCTTCTCTACTGCTTACCCTGGGGGCTTTACTATCCCTCGGCCTTCTGGGGGTGGAGTCCACTGCCAGGAACCCCGGAGGCAATTGGCAGGGGGGCCATGTGTAGGGGGCTTACCATCATATGCCACCTTTCCCAGACAGTATCCTGGGCGACCGTACCCCCACCAGGACAACATCCCAGCTCTGGAGCCAGGCAAAGATGGAGTTCACAGGGGTGCCTTGTTACCACCCCAGTTCCGTGTGGCTGATTCCTATAGCAATGGCTACAGAGAGCCCCCAGAGCCAGATGGATGGGCTGGAGCTCCACGGGGACTTCCCCCAACCCAGACCAAATGCAAACAACCGAACTGCAGCTTCTATGGACACCCTGAGACAAACAACTTGTGCTCTTGCTGTTACAGGGAAGAACTGAGGCGGAGGGAGCGGGAACCTGGTGGGGAACTGCTGGCACACAGGTTCTGA